TTTCTTATAACCACCTAATTTAAACATTGTGATATTTTCTTTTGAATGTGCAATATCTTTGAATTTATATCTATTTATTACAACACCACCGTAAAGTCCCCAATTATTATCAGTATTGTTAAATAAGTAAGAAACCCCGTAAGCTGTGTTTTTAGTGTCAGGCACTTCATTAGTTTCAAAATCGTGTTTATTTCTGTCAAAGAATGTTTCAACGTGATGTCCAGCTTTATCAGCATTGTCTTTTTGTAAAGATAAAATTTGTTTATCTAGAAGATTATCTGTTTGATTAATTCTTTGCTGAACATTTGTATATTGGTTTCCTCTTACTTCACGGTAGACTCTTCTTAGACTTTCAGCATCTCTTAATTTGTTCATATAGTTAAATATTTGTTTATCTTTTTCACTTGCCATAATGTATTTTTCATCAAGCGCTTTTGCAACACCTTCTGTATTTTCATCAGCAAATTTTGCATAAGATTGTTTTTTCAAAGTAACTTTTTCAATTCTACCGTCCTTAATTTCAGGATCAGCTTCCCAAATCAATGAATATGATTTTACTGTCCAGTTAGGAATATTACTCGTTTTGATCGAGTTATTAAATGGATCTAGTACATTACTTCCAACTGTAACTTCTGTATCATTAGTCTTTTCTGTAACTTCTGCTCCGATTAGCAAGTCAGCACTGTCTAATCCTAAGTTAGCTAATCCTTCTATCGGATTAGTTTTTCCAAGTGAATTTACATAAATTCCTAAACTTCTTCTAGCAGGAAGGTCTTTAGCAGCGATAGCTTTGGTTGAGCTTCTTAAACTTATTCCACTTGAACCGCTTCCACCAATTATAAAATTACCTCCAGAAATGCTACCGTTACCTTTATTATAAATTGCTACTGAATTATTTCCAGTAATTGTAAAATTACCTCCAGAAACTTTAGCTTCATCATTGTTATAGATTCCTACTGAATTATTTCCACTAATTATAAAAACATCTTCAGAACTTATAACATTATTACCTTTATTCAAGATTCCTATTGAATTATTTCCGTTAACTATAAAATCCCCTTTAGAAATTTCAACTTTACCACCATTGTTCACTATTCCCCTTGAATTTTTTGATTTAATTTCGAAATATCCTGTATTATTAACTATACCACCATTTGCCAATATTCCAATTCCTCCATCAGAATCAATAATAATATTTCCATTATTTGTAAATTCTGAATTTGCATCAAGAACAACTCCAATAGCATTCTTTGCAGTTAGTTCTATTGTACCGTTGTTGACACCTTTAGATCCATTAGCTAAGTACATTCCAACACCGTTTTCACCTTTAATAATTATTTCTTGATTATTTGTTAATCTTCCACCATTTGTTTCAGACATTCCTCTAGAATTTTTACCTACTTCTATAATTCCATCATTTATTGTTTCATTTTCTGGATTACTTGAATGCATTGCGATGCTTGGATCATTTTTGTCAGATGAATCTCCTATTATTATTTTATTTCTGTTACGCATTTTCATTTTACCTTTTCCTTCAGCATACATTCCTTTAGATTTGTCTCCTGAAAGATTTATTTCTCCATCATTATCGATATAAGAAATTAGATTAGGATTATTTTTAGAATGTTTTACATCTTTTATATCCGCCATTATTCCAGTAACATTTGCTGCATTACTTGTAATCGTACCGTAGTTGTTAGCAAATCCATTAATATTATTGTACTCTTTATCCATACGTATACCTGTAGAATTTTTTCCTAATTCAATTATACCTTCATTAATAATAAATCGTTCATAATTATCTTCTACATCCTTGTAAACAGCATGTTGCGCAATGGAATTTTCTCCTACTTTTATGAAACCTCTATTATAAACAATCTGTGAAGACATTCCCACAGTATTTTTTCCTGTAAGTTTAATTATTCCATGATTATCCGCAAATAAATCTGATTTTATAGCATTCTGATTATCCCCTGTTCCTGTAATCTCTTTATCCTTAAGTAAATGAATAATCGGGTGAGTTGTCATATCTGATAAATATGAGCTACTACTATTATCAAGATTTATATCACTATTAACATGAAGTTCAGATACTGAGCCAAGATTTTGAAGTTTAGGTTTATCAGCAAGGGGTTGTTTTTTGGGTATTGGTCTAGGTGTAGGGGTTCGTTTAATGGGCTTAACAGGATCTTGTGGAGGATCTTGTGGTTTAATGGGGTTACCAGGATCTTGTGGTTTAATGGGGTTACCAGGATCTTGTGGTTTAATGGGGTTACCAGGATCTTGTGGTTTAATGGGGTTACCAGGATCTTGTGGTTTAGTGGGGTTACCAGGATCTTGTGGTTTAGTGGGGTTACCAGGATCTTGTGGTTTAGTGGGGTTACCAGGATCTTGTGGTTTAGTGGGGTTACCAGGATCTTGTGGTTTAGTGGGCTTAACAGTCTCCGGATTAGAGTCTGGCTTAGGTGCAGGAGTTCCAGGATTTGGTTTGCTTGGAGCTGTATTTATGTTTGAAGGCTTATCTGGATTTGAAGGTGTATTGTTTGCGGTTCCACCACCGCCACCGCCGCCGCCAGAAGCGCAACTTAAAATAGCACATAACGATGTTAAAAGTATTAAATTTCTTAACTTTTTAGATTTTTTCTTTAAATTTCGTGTTTTCATCACACTTCCTCCTTTTACTTTAAAAGAAATTAATTTTTTATTTATTTTTTTATATTTTGTGTAAATTTATCTGAATAAATTAATTGTATGTAAAAAATTAGACTCCCTAATCATTCCTATTATATCTTGATTTTTTTTAAAAGTCAATAAAATTAAAATAGTTTTAACAAAAAGATAGCAAGAAGTCGTAGGCTTTCTACAAGTGGGAGATGAATTGCTTTTTTTATTGAAAAAAGGATACATCCATGATATAATTTTTGTATAAAATATCGAAGAGAAGTTATAAATAATAAAATTTCTAAAGAAATAATTAAAAATAATATTCAAAATCAAAGGGAGGTGTAATTTTATGAAATATAATTTAGCATTCAAATACAGAATTTATCCAAATAAAGAGCAGGAATTATTGATAAATAAGACTTTTGGATGTGTTCGTTTTGTTTACAATACGATTTTGTATATTGCTAATAAAATTTATGAAGAAACTGGGAAAAATAAAATAATTACACCTGCCAGTTTGAAGAGTGAAAATAAATTTCTAAAAGAAGTGGACAGTCTAGCACTTTCAAATGCTCAATTGAATGTAAAACGATCGTTTACAAATTTCTTTCAGAAGAGGGCAAAATTTCCAAGGTTCAAATCTAAAAAGAATAATGTTAAAAGTTACACGACAAATTGTGTGAATAATTCAATACGAATAGAGGAAAACAAATATTTGGTTTTGCCAAAATTGAAAAAAGTTAAATTGAAATATCATAGAAAAATACCGAAGGATTACAAGATAAAGTCAGTAACATTGACAAACAGTAATGGAAATTACTATGTTTCTGTTTTGACAGAATTTGAAAAAGAAATTCAAAAAATGCCAAGTAATGATAAAGTAATTGGACTTGATTTTTCAATGTCTGAATTATTTGTCAGTTCTGAAAACCAAAGAGCTGATTATCCAAAATATTTTAGGATGTTGGAAGAAGAATTGAAAAAATTACAGAAATCATTATCGAGAAAAGTGAAGTTTTCTAAAAATTGGTATAAGCAAAAAGCGAAAATATCAAAATTGCATGAGTATATTAAAAATTGTCGAAGAGATTTTTTGCATAAATTATCGAAAAAATTGTCTGAAGAATACAATGCTGTGGTTGTTGAGGATTTGAATATGAAGGGGATGAGTCAGGCATTAAATTTTGGGAAAAGTGTAGGAGATAATGGA
This genomic stretch from Leptotrichia sp. oral taxon 218 harbors:
- a CDS encoding autotransporter domain-containing protein, with the protein product MKTRNLKKKSKKLRNLILLTSLCAILSCASGGGGGGGGTANNTPSNPDKPSNINTAPSKPNPGTPAPKPDSNPETVKPTKPQDPGNPTKPQDPGNPTKPQDPGNPTKPQDPGNPTKPQDPGNPIKPQDPGNPIKPQDPGNPIKPQDPGNPIKPQDPPQDPVKPIKRTPTPRPIPKKQPLADKPKLQNLGSVSELHVNSDINLDNSSSSYLSDMTTHPIIHLLKDKEITGTGDNQNAIKSDLFADNHGIIKLTGKNTVGMSSQIVYNRGFIKVGENSIAQHAVYKDVEDNYERFIINEGIIELGKNSTGIRMDKEYNNINGFANNYGTITSNAANVTGIMADIKDVKHSKNNPNLISYIDNDGEINLSGDKSKGMYAEGKGKMKMRNRNKIIIGDSSDKNDPSIAMHSSNPENETINDGIIEVGKNSRGMSETNGGRLTNNQEIIIKGENGVGMYLANGSKGVNNGTIELTAKNAIGVVLDANSEFTNNGNIIIDSDGGIGILANGGIVNNTGYFEIKSKNSRGIVNNGGKVEISKGDFIVNGNNSIGILNKGNNVISSEDVFIISGNNSVGIYNNDEAKVSGGNFTITGNNSVAIYNKGNGSISGGNFIIGGSGSSGISLRSSTKAIAAKDLPARRSLGIYVNSLGKTNPIEGLANLGLDSADLLIGAEVTEKTNDTEVTVGSNVLDPFNNSIKTSNIPNWTVKSYSLIWEADPEIKDGRIEKVTLKKQSYAKFADENTEGVAKALDEKYIMASEKDKQIFNYMNKLRDAESLRRVYREVRGNQYTNVQQRINQTDNLLDKQILSLQKDNADKAGHHVETFFDRNKHDFETNEVPDTKNTAYGVSYLFNNTDNNWGLYGGVVINRYKFKDIAHSKENITMFKLGGYKKYELNNFDWTFGGDVFISQNSMKRRFMAGNIYENKADYNAYGFSIKNEISKTYELGENGTIKPYGTLKLGYGNFERIKEKDGTFKLDVKGNSYYSVKPSVGVEVAYTKEITDKTKLKASLDLAYEHELGKIDHKKNEIKYVDTNRTYKLSAKDENRGNFRSGVKVGMEIGNFNFSVNGGYDTKDKNARIGVGFGTSF
- a CDS encoding RNA-guided endonuclease TnpB family protein; protein product: MKYNLAFKYRIYPNKEQELLINKTFGCVRFVYNTILYIANKIYEETGKNKIITPASLKSENKFLKEVDSLALSNAQLNVKRSFTNFFQKRAKFPRFKSKKNNVKSYTTNCVNNSIRIEENKYLVLPKLKKVKLKYHRKIPKDYKIKSVTLTNSNGNYYVSVLTEFEKEIQKMPSNDKVIGLDFSMSELFVSSENQRADYPKYFRMLEEELKKLQKSLSRKVKFSKNWYKQKAKISKLHEYIKNCRRDFLHKLSKKLSEEYNAVVVEDLNMKGMSQALNFGKSVGDNGWGMFLRMVEYKLMFLGKQFLKIDKWFPSSKTCSKCGNIKEKLKLSERSYRCECCGIEIDRDYNAALNIRDVGKEMLKY